In the bacterium genome, one interval contains:
- a CDS encoding tryptophan synthase subunit alpha, whose product TDLPCYVGFGVADPDGARRVARAADGVIVGSALVRLLQSAADARSGVRSVADFLHGMREALAPPAREVTS is encoded by the coding sequence CACCGACCTGCCCTGCTACGTCGGCTTCGGCGTGGCCGACCCCGACGGCGCGCGGCGGGTCGCCCGCGCGGCCGACGGGGTGATCGTCGGCAGCGCCCTGGTGCGGCTGCTGCAGTCGGCGGCGGACGCGCGGTCCGGCGTCCGCAGCGTCGCCGATTTCCTGCACGGGATGCGGGAGGCCCTCGCGCCGCCCGCCCGGGAGGTAACGTCGTGA